TTTGTCAACTGTAACGCCTGGCCAGTTGCCGACATGTTGTTTTGAGCCTGTTAACTCGTTAAACAATGTTGTTTTTCCACTATTGGGATTACCTGCTAGTGCTATGGAATAGTTCATGTTCTTTCTCCTTCACTCCTATTAAAATTTGCTGACTTCTATTTGTGCAGCTTCATCCTTCCTTAAACTAAGTTCATAGCCTCGAATATTAACTTCTATGGGGTCTCCCAAAGGGGCTACTTTAATAACCTTAACTTCTGCACCCGGCGTTACACCCATATCCATGATTCGGCGTCTCATAGGTCCTTTTTCACCAATCCCTACTACCTTACCTTTTTCACCAGGTTTTAAATCTTTTAATGTCATATCCTGTTTCCTCCTAAGCAACCATTATTTTAGATGCTAATCCTTTATTTATAGCCACTCTAACTCCTTTAACCAAAAGAATTAGACCACTTTCATTTTCAGATAAGAGTTTTACACTTTCGCCCTTCACAAAACCCATATCCTGTAAATGTCTTTTTATCTCATCTTTACCGGTAAAATCAACGATTACTCTTGTTTCACCAATGCCTGCTAATGCCAGTGACATGTCTATCTCTCCTTCTTTTTTGGGAATGATTATCATTTGCAATTATTATATGCCTATCATTTTTGCTTGTCAATAACCTTATTGAAAATAATTATCAATAATACGATTGACACCACAAAAAAATATCTAATTGATACTTTTAATTATCAATTAGACACTCTTTTTTACCTTATACCGTATATTTTCGACGGCGGAATTTTTTTACAAATAATAGTACGGCTAGGAATAAAACCAGTCCAATACCTGTAATAATTACTTCCTTTGTATTGTCTTCCTTAGAAGCTGTAAGGGTATTTCTTTCCTTTTTAATTTTTCCTTCACACCAG
The nucleotide sequence above comes from Anaerocolumna cellulosilytica. Encoded proteins:
- a CDS encoding FeoA family protein, which gives rise to MSLALAGIGETRVIVDFTGKDEIKRHLQDMGFVKGESVKLLSENESGLILLVKGVRVAINKGLASKIMVA
- a CDS encoding FeoA family protein; protein product: MTLKDLKPGEKGKVVGIGEKGPMRRRIMDMGVTPGAEVKVIKVAPLGDPIEVNIRGYELSLRKDEAAQIEVSKF